Proteins co-encoded in one Blastocatellia bacterium genomic window:
- a CDS encoding transpeptidase family protein — protein sequence MKSRGGQSKLRQRSLLVVIFMVGWILLIIGRLICLQIVQHEALAARAERQRQRVVRISPLRGMIYDRLGRELARSVEVQSVFAVPAELASVAQAATELARVLGLNRSELLQKLSSEREFVWIKRKLSDEEVAAVKSLGLSGIHFVSENKRYYPNRQLAAHVLGYVGIDEVGLDGVELAYDEHLRGQEGYVLVQRDARGRSYGLAQPPVHKGQDVTLTIDAVIQQETEQALEQAVRHSSAQSGVAIVMQPRTGEILAMASMPRFDPNEFAGSSEQQRRNRAVRDLYEPGSVFKIVTYAAALQERLVGSEDMLDCSGGRVVLAGHVIRDHKTFSVLSVQEALENSSNVGAIRLGLRLGQQRLGRYIHQFGFGQRTGVELSGEAAGLVRPVQQWSAPSIGAISIGQEIGVTPLQMLAAVAVVANDGVWVQPRLVRAVHSRAGDVITEPEAHTRRVISPQVARTVARMLEGVVLRGTGKRARLNGYSAAGKTGTAQQFDPATGRYSTHRYVASFAGFAPVNHPQVAVIVVIDGPRGAYHGGQVAAPVFQRIAEMALQYLNVVPDSAKPNVEFAAWRQAFASEETGGAIAETTPTSQSDEPLQQPVQAHSREATMEVGLTRWSNGLATAQPAQGHEAAPVMPSFHGHTLRSVADTCARLGLRLVVVGSGRAVNQTPAPGTPIAIGQTCQVEFAQ from the coding sequence ATGAAGAGCAGAGGTGGACAATCCAAGCTGCGGCAACGCAGCCTGCTGGTGGTCATTTTCATGGTGGGATGGATTCTGCTCATCATCGGGCGATTGATCTGTCTGCAGATCGTTCAGCACGAGGCATTGGCAGCCCGCGCCGAGCGGCAGCGTCAGCGGGTCGTTCGGATTAGTCCATTGCGAGGCATGATCTATGATCGGCTCGGTCGTGAGTTAGCCCGCAGCGTGGAGGTGCAGTCCGTGTTTGCTGTGCCGGCGGAGCTTGCTTCGGTGGCACAAGCGGCGACTGAGTTGGCGCGGGTTTTGGGGCTGAACCGATCAGAGCTTTTGCAGAAGTTATCCAGCGAACGCGAGTTTGTGTGGATCAAGCGCAAGCTCAGTGACGAGGAGGTGGCCGCTGTCAAATCCTTAGGTCTGTCCGGCATTCACTTTGTGAGTGAGAACAAGCGGTACTACCCGAATCGGCAGTTGGCTGCGCACGTGCTGGGTTACGTGGGGATTGATGAAGTTGGGCTTGATGGTGTTGAGCTGGCCTATGATGAGCACTTGCGCGGTCAGGAAGGATACGTGTTAGTGCAACGCGATGCGCGCGGGCGATCCTATGGGTTGGCGCAGCCGCCCGTTCACAAAGGTCAAGATGTGACACTGACGATTGACGCCGTGATTCAGCAAGAGACCGAGCAGGCGTTGGAACAAGCTGTGCGGCACTCCAGCGCGCAGAGCGGCGTCGCTATTGTCATGCAGCCGAGAACTGGCGAAATTCTCGCGATGGCGAGCATGCCGAGATTTGATCCAAATGAGTTTGCTGGCTCATCAGAACAACAACGTCGTAACCGCGCAGTGCGCGACCTCTATGAGCCTGGGTCGGTCTTCAAGATCGTCACCTATGCGGCGGCGTTGCAGGAGCGATTGGTCGGTTCTGAAGACATGCTGGATTGTTCTGGTGGCCGGGTGGTGTTGGCCGGACACGTGATCCGCGATCACAAGACGTTTTCCGTGTTGAGTGTGCAAGAGGCGCTGGAAAATTCCAGCAATGTAGGCGCGATTCGTCTAGGACTTCGCCTCGGTCAACAGCGGCTGGGCCGATATATTCACCAGTTTGGTTTTGGTCAGCGCACAGGGGTCGAGCTATCGGGCGAAGCGGCTGGCCTGGTTCGTCCGGTTCAGCAATGGAGCGCGCCTTCGATTGGCGCGATCTCAATTGGACAAGAAATCGGCGTGACGCCGTTGCAGATGTTAGCTGCGGTGGCGGTGGTGGCCAATGATGGCGTATGGGTGCAACCTCGTCTGGTACGCGCTGTGCATTCGCGAGCAGGGGACGTGATCACTGAGCCTGAGGCGCACACGCGGCGCGTGATTAGTCCACAAGTGGCGCGCACGGTGGCCAGGATGTTGGAAGGAGTTGTCCTGCGCGGAACGGGCAAACGGGCGCGACTCAATGGCTATTCAGCAGCCGGCAAGACCGGCACGGCGCAGCAATTTGATCCGGCGACTGGACGTTATTCCACGCATCGGTATGTTGCTTCGTTTGCTGGGTTCGCTCCGGTCAATCATCCTCAGGTCGCCGTCATCGTTGTCATTGACGGGCCACGTGGCGCGTATCATGGCGGTCAAGTGGCGGCGCCGGTGTTCCAACGAATTGCTGAGATGGCCTTACAGTATCTAAACGTGGTGCCTGACTCGGCCAAGCCCAACGTAGAATTTGCGGCATGGAGACAAGCCTTTGCCTCGGAGGAAACGGGAGGCGCCATCGCCGAGACAACGCCGACGAGCCAGTCCGATGAGCCGCTCCAACAGCCCGTGCAGGCGCACTCGCGCGAAGCAACGATGGAGGTTGGACTGACGCGCTGGAGCAATGGCTTGGCAACTGCGCAGCCCGCACAAGGGCACGAGGCTGCCCCCGTGATGCCGAGTTTCCATGGGCACACTCTACGATCAGTGGCCGACACGTGCGCTCGTTTAGGACTTCGCTTAGTTGTTGTTGGATCGGGGCGCGCCGTCAATCAAACGCCGGCGCCGGGCACGCCAATAGCCATCGGACAGACCTGTCAAGTTGAGTTTGCGCAATGA
- the rsmH gene encoding 16S rRNA (cytosine(1402)-N(4))-methyltransferase RsmH yields the protein MSASSRHQPVLVREVINFLQPERGGVFIDGTVGVGGHSWAMLVASPHCRVIGLDRDESALRMAVERLSQFGSRFSAIHANFKELAALSEAGMIPPADGILVDLGISSHQLDDASRGFSFQQEGPLDMRMDRRQQLTAADLVNSLSEVELANLIFQYGEDPLARRLARAIVRQRQHGRIETTTQLASIILKASGGRGRWRIHPATRTFQALRIAVNDELSGLDTFVATAIRQLKPGGRFVAITFHSLEDRIIKQSLRFHAGQCQCRPPIALSGAQCPGCGAGRRVQILTRKPVVPSAAEISLNPRARSAKLRACCKLSGAEH from the coding sequence ATGAGTGCCAGCTCCCGACACCAGCCCGTGCTTGTTCGGGAGGTCATCAATTTCTTGCAGCCCGAGCGAGGCGGTGTCTTTATTGATGGGACAGTGGGCGTTGGTGGTCATTCGTGGGCTATGTTGGTCGCTTCGCCCCATTGCCGGGTGATTGGTTTGGACCGAGACGAATCAGCGCTGCGGATGGCCGTTGAGCGACTCAGTCAATTTGGTTCACGATTTTCTGCGATTCACGCGAATTTTAAGGAGCTGGCCGCTTTGTCTGAGGCTGGGATGATTCCTCCTGCGGATGGCATTTTGGTTGACCTGGGCATTTCTTCGCACCAACTGGATGATGCGAGTCGTGGATTCAGCTTTCAGCAGGAGGGACCGCTGGATATGCGAATGGACCGGCGGCAGCAACTGACAGCCGCCGACTTGGTCAACTCGCTTTCTGAAGTCGAGTTGGCCAACTTGATCTTTCAGTACGGGGAAGACCCGTTGGCTCGTCGTCTAGCTCGTGCTATTGTCAGGCAACGGCAACACGGCCGCATTGAAACCACCACGCAGCTTGCCTCTATTATATTGAAGGCGAGTGGGGGACGAGGGCGTTGGCGGATTCATCCTGCGACCAGGACATTCCAAGCATTGCGCATAGCCGTCAATGATGAGCTCAGTGGGTTGGATACGTTTGTGGCAACGGCTATCCGACAGCTCAAACCAGGTGGGCGCTTTGTGGCCATTACATTCCATTCTTTAGAGGATCGAATCATCAAGCAGTCATTGCGGTTTCATGCTGGGCAATGTCAATGCCGACCGCCGATTGCGCTGAGTGGAGCTCAGTGCCCCGGCTGTGGCGCTGGGCGTCGCGTTCAGATTCTGACGCGCAAGCCAGTCGTTCCGTCAGCAGCGGAAATCAGCCTGAATCCACGCGCGCGCAGCGCCAAGTTGCGCGCCTGTTGCAAGTTGAGCGGAGCAGAGCATTAG
- a CDS encoding division/cell wall cluster transcriptional repressor MraZ — protein MLRGHYKASIDDKGRLKIPAAFRNIIQEKYGTEFFVTSITGESALIYPLPEWEKIEARLAEPPIMDPAKLKFMDRTSYYGQQASMDPQGRILIHPLLREKAQLAGEVSVLGYLHHLDVWNTEIFERRLEEKPYISEDAAAIAKFGI, from the coding sequence ATGTTACGTGGCCATTATAAAGCCAGTATTGACGATAAAGGCCGTCTCAAAATTCCTGCTGCGTTTCGTAACATCATTCAGGAAAAGTACGGCACAGAGTTCTTTGTGACCAGCATCACAGGCGAGTCGGCGTTGATTTATCCGTTGCCGGAGTGGGAAAAGATTGAGGCTCGGTTGGCAGAGCCGCCGATTATGGACCCGGCCAAGTTAAAGTTCATGGATAGAACGAGTTATTACGGCCAGCAGGCTTCGATGGACCCTCAAGGCCGTATTTTGATTCATCCTCTGTTACGAGAGAAAGCCCAGTTGGCGGGCGAGGTTTCGGTCCTTGGTTACCTCCATCACCTGGATGTTTGGAATACAGAAATTTTTGAGAGGCGGTTGGAGGAAAAGCCTTACATATCGGAAGATGCAGCGGCAATTGCAAAATTTGGCATATAG
- a CDS encoding ZIP family metal transporter produces MTYLLIFGFIAALANIAGGYWLTSRRRISAAFLASIVALGSGFMLAAVFLEIIPAAVDLWPQMPQVPMALILLGYLLLQLFEHTVVPHFHLGEETHTDAILSKNAMIAALSGLAMHTFFDGVSIAAGLLVEFRLGLLIFLAVVAHKIPDGVTVASIVLASGQSRRLAQQATLFVAGSTLAGVVAVGLLESSVRYALPISAGVTLYVAASDLIPEVNKEGRFTSFIVFAGVALFYLTDQLLEQIGL; encoded by the coding sequence ATGACTTATCTACTGATTTTCGGATTCATCGCCGCGTTGGCCAATATCGCTGGTGGGTATTGGCTTACGTCACGGCGACGCATAAGCGCGGCGTTTCTGGCCAGCATCGTAGCTCTGGGGTCAGGATTCATGCTGGCGGCTGTATTTTTGGAGATCATCCCGGCGGCCGTTGATCTCTGGCCGCAGATGCCCCAGGTTCCCATGGCTTTAATCCTCTTGGGATATCTATTACTACAGCTTTTTGAGCATACTGTGGTTCCCCACTTCCATCTTGGAGAAGAAACCCACACCGACGCCATTCTGTCAAAGAACGCGATGATTGCAGCTCTTAGTGGGCTGGCTATGCACACATTTTTCGATGGCGTCTCGATTGCGGCTGGACTGTTGGTTGAGTTTCGATTGGGGCTGCTGATCTTTCTTGCCGTAGTAGCGCACAAGATTCCCGACGGTGTGACTGTTGCCTCCATTGTATTGGCGTCAGGGCAATCGCGACGGCTGGCGCAACAGGCCACGTTGTTTGTGGCGGGCAGCACACTGGCCGGCGTGGTGGCTGTGGGTTTGCTGGAAAGCTCAGTCAGGTATGCTTTGCCTATTTCGGCTGGCGTTACACTCTACGTAGCGGCTTCTGACTTGATTCCAGAAGTCAACAAAGAGGGCCGCTTTACTTCGTTCATCGTGTTTGCTGGTGTGGCATTGTTTTACTTGACAGATCAACTGCTGGAGCAGATAGGATTATAA
- the uvrC gene encoding excinuclease ABC subunit UvrC — translation MLNTLPDQPGCYLYKNADGEIIYIGKAKSLRHRVRQYFQQSRTQDVKTLELVAQIADLEFIITDNEIEALILESNLIKQYKPRFNILLKDDKHYPHLKLTIQEPYPRVVKVRRIEKDGALYFGPYLPSSLADRIAELVNRQFQLRPCSDEVFQMYQRRQRPCLQYQIKRCMAPCVRELCREETYQEAVRDVRKLLEGKNQDLADELKARMERAAEELRFEAAARYRDLIGVVEQLSVVQKMAQASDSDVDTFGYYREGPRLALYVFTMRQGRIIGKREFFWEDVADDFDPRHFLSTVITQYYANTEFVPAQVHLPVEVSDGALIEQWLSQKRGRRVYLKDPQRGRQRELVELASQNARQAFNQRFRVQQPDRRKSLEELAEYIGLAAPPRRIEAFDISNIQGTDSVASMVVCDNGQMVKREYRRFIIKTVEGANDFASMREVIHRRYSRLLRENKELPDLILVDGGKGQLSSAADALDALGLVNQPLAAIAKREEIIYVRGRTDEPIVLDHHCPALHLIQMIRDEAHRFAITYHRLRRKKRHMTSELLSIPGIGQRRTMRLLRNFGSVERIKRASVAELRPFVGDQLAQRICQHFAERQS, via the coding sequence GTGCTAAATACACTGCCCGATCAACCGGGGTGTTATCTGTACAAGAACGCCGATGGCGAGATTATCTACATCGGCAAGGCCAAGAGCCTGCGTCACCGGGTGCGTCAGTACTTTCAACAATCACGCACGCAGGACGTGAAAACGCTCGAACTCGTCGCGCAGATTGCCGACCTGGAATTCATCATCACAGACAATGAAATAGAAGCGCTGATCCTGGAAAGCAATTTGATTAAGCAATACAAACCGCGGTTCAACATTCTCCTGAAAGATGACAAGCACTACCCCCACTTAAAACTGACCATTCAGGAGCCATACCCTCGCGTGGTGAAGGTGCGGCGGATTGAGAAAGATGGCGCACTCTACTTCGGACCATACTTGCCGTCGTCGCTGGCCGACCGCATTGCTGAGCTGGTGAATCGGCAATTCCAGCTCCGTCCCTGTTCGGACGAGGTCTTCCAGATGTATCAACGGCGGCAGCGCCCCTGTTTGCAATACCAGATCAAGCGGTGCATGGCGCCGTGCGTCCGCGAATTATGCCGCGAAGAGACCTACCAAGAGGCGGTCCGCGATGTTAGGAAATTGCTAGAGGGAAAAAACCAAGACCTTGCCGACGAACTGAAAGCGCGTATGGAGAGGGCTGCTGAAGAGCTTCGCTTTGAAGCTGCCGCGCGCTATCGTGACCTGATCGGCGTGGTCGAGCAATTGAGCGTCGTGCAAAAGATGGCGCAAGCATCCGATTCCGACGTGGACACGTTCGGTTATTACCGTGAAGGACCCAGACTGGCGCTCTACGTGTTTACGATGCGCCAGGGACGGATCATCGGCAAGCGGGAATTTTTCTGGGAAGACGTCGCCGACGATTTTGATCCTCGTCATTTCCTTTCAACGGTGATCACGCAGTATTATGCCAATACCGAATTCGTACCGGCCCAAGTGCACCTTCCCGTCGAAGTCAGCGATGGCGCGCTCATTGAGCAGTGGCTGAGTCAAAAGCGAGGCCGACGTGTTTACCTGAAAGACCCGCAGCGTGGGCGTCAACGCGAGCTCGTTGAGCTGGCCAGCCAAAACGCCCGTCAGGCCTTTAACCAACGGTTCCGCGTGCAGCAGCCGGACCGGCGCAAATCTCTTGAAGAACTAGCCGAATACATAGGATTAGCCGCGCCGCCCCGGCGCATCGAGGCGTTTGACATCTCCAACATTCAAGGGACTGATTCTGTCGCTTCAATGGTGGTGTGTGACAACGGTCAGATGGTCAAACGCGAGTACCGCCGCTTCATCATCAAGACTGTGGAAGGAGCAAATGATTTTGCTTCGATGCGAGAAGTCATCCACCGCCGCTACAGTCGCCTGCTGAGGGAGAACAAAGAGCTGCCCGACTTAATTCTGGTTGATGGCGGCAAAGGGCAGCTTTCATCAGCCGCTGACGCCTTGGATGCGCTCGGTCTGGTCAACCAGCCGCTGGCGGCCATTGCCAAGCGCGAAGAGATCATCTACGTCCGCGGCCGCACTGATGAACCGATCGTGTTGGATCATCACTGTCCGGCATTACATCTGATCCAGATGATTCGTGATGAAGCCCACCGATTTGCCATCACCTATCACCGACTGCGTCGCAAGAAACGGCACATGACCTCGGAACTGCTGAGCATTCCCGGCATCGGCCAACGACGCACCATGCGATTGCTGCGCAACTTTGGCAGCGTTGAACGGATCAAGCGAGCCAGCGTGGCTGAACTGCGTCCGTTTGTCGGCGACCAACTGGCGCAGCGTATATGCCAACACTTTGCCGAGCGACAATCATGA
- a CDS encoding molybdopterin-dependent oxidoreductase, with protein MNETIIPTTCVMDCPDTCALEVVVRDGTIHRIRGSKAHPTTNGFICDKVARFARRVYHQRRLLYPMRRVGPKGTGQFQRIGWDEAIAEITTRLRDIIQRWGGEAILPYHYGGSNGFLTEEFLDDYYFAKLGASRLAKTLCAGPATAVAQGMYGKMPGVAFEDFSVARFILIWGANPKVSNIHLMPLIKQAKQNGAFVAVIDPVNNFSDREIDLHLPILPGTDLPVALAMIRLWKEAGRLDYTFLRNHADGVEPLLRAADAWPLERAAREADVTPEAIQTLAEVYAASTPAVIRCGWGTERNRNGGQAIAAILAMPALLGKFGVRGGGYTLSNSGAARLDISQIFGPLDWHTRIINMSQLGRVLTGDLQPPIKALFVYNCNPAVTVPDQNLVLRGLAREDLFTVVFEQVMTDTALYADILLPATTFLEHHDIKRAYGNYVVGGVQPAIAPRGQAKSNLEVFALLGRAMGWTDQPFHLDAQASLHRVAAALSLHGKPAEAATLSSGRPHDFDFPGRTPIQFQTVFPLTPDGKIHLTPACLGDHPFHYQPVRNERFPLAMISPATSKMITSTMGEYNYPTLWLTMHPTDAAARAISDGDQLRVFNELGEVICRARVSDKIRPGVVSMPKGAWRHSSGNGLTATALAPAHVNEVGGGACYNDARVQVEKWAG; from the coding sequence ATGAACGAAACAATCATTCCGACCACCTGCGTGATGGATTGCCCGGACACCTGCGCGCTGGAAGTCGTTGTACGCGACGGCACGATTCATCGCATTAGAGGCTCGAAAGCACATCCCACAACGAACGGCTTCATTTGTGACAAAGTAGCCCGCTTTGCTCGTCGTGTTTACCATCAACGCCGGTTGCTGTATCCAATGCGACGAGTCGGTCCTAAGGGCACTGGCCAGTTCCAACGTATCGGCTGGGACGAAGCCATTGCCGAGATCACAACACGCTTGCGCGATATCATCCAGCGATGGGGCGGCGAGGCGATTTTGCCTTACCATTATGGCGGCTCGAACGGATTCCTCACCGAAGAGTTTCTGGATGACTACTACTTTGCCAAACTGGGCGCGTCGCGATTGGCCAAAACGCTCTGCGCCGGCCCGGCCACGGCCGTTGCTCAAGGGATGTACGGTAAGATGCCCGGCGTGGCATTTGAAGATTTTTCCGTGGCTCGTTTCATCCTGATTTGGGGCGCCAATCCCAAAGTATCGAACATTCATCTGATGCCACTGATCAAGCAGGCGAAGCAAAACGGCGCGTTTGTGGCCGTCATTGATCCGGTCAACAATTTCTCGGATCGAGAGATTGACCTGCATCTGCCGATTTTGCCAGGCACGGACTTGCCGGTCGCCCTAGCAATGATTCGGTTGTGGAAAGAAGCTGGCCGGCTCGATTACACATTTTTGCGTAATCACGCGGATGGCGTGGAGCCGCTGCTGCGCGCCGCTGATGCGTGGCCTCTGGAGCGAGCGGCGCGTGAAGCCGACGTGACGCCTGAAGCCATACAAACGCTGGCCGAGGTCTATGCTGCGTCCACGCCGGCTGTCATTCGCTGTGGCTGGGGCACAGAGCGCAATCGCAACGGCGGTCAGGCCATTGCTGCCATCTTGGCGATGCCGGCGTTGCTGGGCAAATTCGGCGTGCGTGGCGGCGGGTATACGTTGAGCAACAGCGGCGCGGCCCGATTGGACATCAGTCAAATCTTCGGCCCGCTCGATTGGCACACGCGTATCATCAACATGTCACAGTTAGGGCGCGTTCTCACCGGCGATTTGCAGCCGCCGATCAAGGCGCTGTTTGTCTACAACTGTAATCCGGCTGTGACGGTCCCTGATCAAAATCTCGTGTTGCGTGGCCTGGCGCGTGAAGACTTATTCACGGTCGTGTTCGAGCAGGTGATGACCGACACGGCTCTGTATGCTGACATCCTGCTGCCGGCCACGACTTTTCTCGAACATCATGACATCAAGCGAGCCTACGGCAACTATGTCGTCGGCGGCGTGCAACCCGCCATTGCGCCGCGCGGCCAAGCAAAATCCAATCTTGAAGTGTTTGCCCTGCTGGGCCGTGCGATGGGCTGGACCGATCAGCCGTTTCATCTGGATGCGCAAGCCTCTCTGCATCGCGTGGCAGCGGCGTTGTCGCTGCACGGCAAACCGGCGGAGGCCGCCACGCTCAGCTCAGGGCGACCGCATGATTTCGACTTTCCTGGACGCACGCCGATTCAATTTCAAACAGTTTTTCCGCTCACGCCGGACGGAAAAATCCATCTCACGCCGGCCTGTTTGGGAGATCATCCGTTTCATTATCAGCCGGTGCGCAACGAACGATTCCCGCTCGCCATGATCAGTCCGGCAACGTCCAAGATGATCACGAGCACGATGGGGGAGTATAACTACCCGACGCTCTGGCTCACGATGCACCCAACGGACGCGGCTGCCAGAGCCATTTCTGACGGTGATCAGCTTCGTGTGTTCAACGAACTCGGTGAAGTGATTTGTCGCGCGAGGGTAAGCGACAAAATCCGACCGGGCGTCGTTAGCATGCCGAAAGGCGCCTGGCGTCACAGTAGCGGTAATGGATTGACGGCGACGGCGCTGGCGCCAGCGCACGTCAACGAGGTTGGCGGCGGCGCCTGCTACAACGACGCACGCGTCCAAGTCGAAAAGTGGGCCGGCTGA
- a CDS encoding Clp1/GlmU family protein translates to MNVNHAEIDLPEAWQRAVDGLCAQPGCVTILGAVDTGKSTLTQVVIQAWQHAGLRIGWIDGDVGQSDLGPPTTLALQLIEPSTNLTTPLRPDAMRFVGSTSPAGHLLPVVVGLHRLAQLARERGAAALVINTSGMVFGGPARTLHAHLMDALKPDVVLALQRQSEVEHLLRPIERQRRCQVVRLPVSARASPRSREVRQQFRRQRFQAYLQGARLQSIAIAQVGVQNMFIQSGVPLSVTELGKASARLDTRIIYGERCADGLFLVADGYWHDDALASVPEQFEVPRVFIMPLSDFENRLIGLSDEQSDLLALGVLQAVDWPNKILYVLTPLDDRALPHVRLVQFGSLKLDPSSGVESPLGNARRSSASARFSTWTRASL, encoded by the coding sequence ATGAATGTGAATCACGCTGAGATTGATCTGCCGGAGGCTTGGCAGCGTGCAGTTGACGGGCTGTGCGCGCAGCCGGGATGTGTGACCATTCTCGGCGCAGTGGACACGGGCAAGAGCACGCTCACGCAAGTGGTTATTCAAGCATGGCAGCACGCAGGGCTTAGGATTGGTTGGATTGATGGCGATGTGGGCCAATCTGATCTTGGTCCGCCAACCACGCTGGCGTTGCAACTCATTGAACCGTCAACCAATCTGACCACGCCGCTGCGCCCCGATGCCATGAGGTTTGTCGGGTCAACCTCGCCTGCTGGTCACTTGTTACCTGTTGTCGTCGGGCTGCATCGGTTGGCGCAACTGGCGCGTGAACGTGGCGCTGCGGCGCTGGTGATAAATACCAGCGGGATGGTTTTCGGCGGTCCGGCGCGGACGCTGCATGCCCATCTGATGGATGCGCTCAAGCCGGATGTCGTGCTCGCGTTGCAGCGACAATCAGAGGTCGAACATTTGCTGCGTCCCATCGAGCGACAACGGCGCTGCCAGGTTGTTCGCCTTCCGGTTTCGGCGAGAGCCTCCCCACGCTCCCGCGAGGTTCGACAGCAATTTCGTCGCCAGCGCTTTCAGGCCTATTTGCAGGGGGCGCGGCTTCAATCCATCGCCATCGCGCAAGTCGGCGTGCAGAACATGTTCATACAGTCCGGCGTCCCGCTGTCGGTAACCGAACTGGGCAAGGCTTCTGCCAGGCTTGATACTCGCATCATCTATGGCGAACGATGTGCCGATGGACTCTTTCTGGTCGCTGACGGGTATTGGCATGACGATGCTCTTGCAAGCGTGCCGGAGCAGTTTGAAGTGCCGCGCGTTTTCATCATGCCGCTGTCAGACTTTGAAAATCGGTTGATTGGACTGAGTGATGAACAGAGTGATCTATTGGCGCTCGGCGTGCTTCAAGCTGTGGATTGGCCAAACAAGATCCTATATGTCCTCACGCCGCTGGATGACAGGGCATTGCCGCATGTGCGGCTCGTTCAATTCGGTTCGCTGAAACTGGACCCGTCGTCCGGCGTGGAATCGCCACTCGGCAACGCCCGTCGGTCATCGGCGTCGGCCCGCTTTTCGACTTGGACGCGTGCGTCGTTGTAG
- a CDS encoding CPBP family intramembrane metalloprotease yields the protein MEPNKCYPNISQSLLLLLLYIGLQLVIAVPVAILSLIFRFPEMHPVVLAVMNVSVMGILIAWGLRKTGAPFREVFPLKRVSWSLFLPIALTVMGMSIVVSEIGNLLQTVFSMPEWLKKFMEKALSEQNSVWGIVLVAVIIAPLTEEFLFRGLILRGYLKQYSVTRSIIVSAILFGVFHFNIFQFIGATMLGILFAWWTVQTRSLIPALFGHALNNALPIIYGRVLKLDIPGYTSGNLDQVEFHPAWFNAMGVVLAAVGVLILHQMFRTRAAVSVNALGWSGQTD from the coding sequence ATGGAACCGAACAAGTGCTATCCGAATATCTCCCAATCACTGCTGCTGCTTCTGCTCTACATTGGGTTACAACTGGTGATAGCCGTGCCTGTGGCGATTCTCAGTCTCATCTTTAGGTTTCCGGAGATGCATCCGGTGGTGCTGGCTGTGATGAACGTCAGTGTCATGGGCATCCTGATCGCATGGGGCTTGCGCAAGACAGGCGCGCCGTTCCGTGAAGTCTTTCCGCTCAAGCGGGTCTCATGGTCTTTGTTTCTGCCGATTGCACTGACTGTGATGGGCATGAGCATTGTGGTGTCCGAAATTGGGAATCTGCTGCAGACCGTTTTTTCCATGCCTGAATGGCTCAAGAAGTTTATGGAAAAGGCTCTCAGCGAGCAAAACAGCGTGTGGGGCATCGTGCTGGTTGCTGTGATCATTGCACCGTTGACGGAGGAATTTCTCTTTCGCGGGTTGATCCTGCGCGGTTATTTGAAGCAGTATTCGGTGACCCGCTCGATCATCGTTTCGGCGATTTTGTTTGGTGTGTTTCACTTCAATATCTTCCAATTTATCGGTGCCACCATGCTTGGCATTCTGTTTGCCTGGTGGACAGTGCAAACGCGGTCATTGATACCGGCTCTGTTCGGGCATGCGTTGAACAACGCGCTGCCGATCATCTATGGACGGGTGCTCAAGCTGGATATTCCTGGTTACACCAGTGGGAATCTCGATCAGGTCGAATTTCATCCCGCCTGGTTCAACGCGATGGGAGTGGTCCTGGCTGCCGTCGGCGTGCTGATATTACACCAGATGTTTAGAACGCGCGCGGCTGTTTCGGTGAATGCGCTGGGCTGGAGCGGACAAACCGATTGA